Proteins from a single region of Halorubrum sp. 2020YC2:
- a CDS encoding formate/nitrite transporter family protein, producing MTDSEQPDDDSMREVVERSRSGAPAVGEAVRDRFSSDEVFQRIIAAADEEVTSGSRELFFSGLAAGLAITITFMLYASLTAATDSNPILSVLLYPLGFIYIIIGGYQLYTENTLPPVALTLERLASLPTLLRHWTIVLAGNFTGGAIGAAVLSYGGVFTGDTVEAARYISEGGFGVEFVPLFFKAAMAGLIVAGVVWVGFASTDSFTRLAVVYLAFLAIPLGNLFHVVVSFTEVLYLFFQHNIPLYGAEISLYSGIVGFVIPVLLGNTIGGVVLVTLVNYFQTSEERLEEARFEGVSRRLTVPEWVFGRAAGRSYVPILDATEATLFAGEGYRVMVPITNPRTDGPIVELAARLASSHEDGVVHIVHVVQAPERMSLSSGDAGRRIADVSAEGMANLRSTATEYDVEVSTSTVISHRSFEEVFNMARRTRPDAVLMGWGDDQLWSAARAERPIDELTNQLPCDFLILNEHELDTSRILIPTSGGPDSDLSAEVAKVLSETAGAEVTLLHVVDGPENRQRGEVFLAGWAEEHGLGDAELVVDDGGDVETGICEAAADKTLVIIGATEKGLLSRLVSNSLHLDVIHDVDASVLLTERPSSRSLRERLFGSGRRATDMSGGVERDPEESEGTNVRSVEGGQLAVDDGNGDGDGDGPDTDGGSADDADAAVDDALDEREEAADSGHSPEDEQPHLDDTYVVDHDDADEEAAEEAADDDAAAERDDR from the coding sequence GTGACGGACTCAGAGCAACCCGACGACGATTCCATGCGCGAGGTCGTCGAGCGGTCTCGGAGCGGCGCGCCCGCGGTCGGTGAGGCCGTCCGGGACCGGTTCTCCTCCGACGAGGTGTTCCAGCGGATCATCGCGGCCGCGGACGAGGAGGTGACCTCGGGGAGCCGCGAGCTGTTCTTCAGCGGACTCGCCGCCGGGCTGGCGATCACGATCACGTTCATGCTGTACGCGTCGCTGACGGCGGCGACCGACTCCAACCCGATACTGAGCGTGCTTTTGTACCCGCTCGGGTTCATCTACATCATCATCGGCGGGTACCAGCTGTACACCGAGAACACCCTGCCGCCGGTGGCGCTCACCCTCGAACGGCTCGCGAGCCTCCCGACCCTGTTGCGCCACTGGACCATCGTGCTCGCGGGCAACTTCACCGGCGGTGCCATCGGCGCGGCCGTCCTCTCGTACGGCGGCGTCTTCACGGGCGACACGGTCGAGGCGGCGCGGTACATCTCCGAGGGCGGCTTCGGCGTCGAGTTCGTCCCGCTGTTCTTCAAGGCCGCGATGGCGGGGCTCATCGTCGCCGGCGTCGTCTGGGTCGGCTTCGCCTCCACCGACTCGTTCACCCGGCTCGCGGTCGTCTACCTCGCGTTTCTCGCGATCCCGCTCGGCAACCTGTTCCACGTCGTCGTCTCGTTCACCGAGGTCCTCTATCTGTTCTTCCAGCACAACATCCCGCTGTACGGCGCGGAGATAAGCCTCTACTCCGGGATCGTCGGCTTCGTGATCCCGGTGTTGCTCGGGAACACCATCGGCGGAGTCGTCTTAGTCACGCTGGTCAACTACTTCCAGACCAGCGAGGAGCGGCTCGAAGAGGCGCGCTTCGAGGGCGTGAGCCGCCGCCTGACGGTCCCCGAGTGGGTGTTCGGCCGCGCGGCCGGGCGCTCGTACGTCCCCATCCTCGACGCCACCGAGGCGACGCTGTTCGCGGGCGAGGGGTACCGCGTCATGGTGCCGATCACGAACCCGCGGACCGACGGGCCGATAGTCGAGCTGGCGGCGCGGCTCGCGAGCAGCCACGAGGACGGCGTCGTCCACATCGTCCACGTCGTCCAGGCGCCCGAGCGCATGTCGCTGTCCTCCGGCGACGCGGGGCGTCGCATCGCGGACGTCTCCGCCGAGGGGATGGCGAACCTGCGGTCGACCGCGACGGAGTACGACGTCGAGGTGTCGACCTCGACCGTCATCTCGCACCGCTCGTTCGAGGAGGTGTTCAACATGGCCCGCCGGACCCGCCCGGACGCGGTGCTGATGGGCTGGGGCGACGACCAGCTGTGGAGCGCCGCCCGCGCGGAGCGCCCGATCGACGAGCTGACCAACCAGCTCCCCTGCGACTTCCTCATCCTCAACGAGCACGAGCTGGACACCTCGCGGATCCTCATCCCGACCTCCGGCGGGCCGGACTCGGACCTCAGCGCGGAGGTCGCGAAGGTCCTCTCGGAGACCGCCGGCGCCGAGGTGACGCTGCTCCACGTGGTCGACGGCCCCGAGAACAGGCAGCGCGGAGAGGTGTTCCTCGCGGGGTGGGCCGAGGAACACGGTCTCGGGGACGCGGAGCTCGTCGTCGACGACGGCGGCGACGTGGAGACCGGCATCTGCGAGGCGGCCGCCGACAAGACGCTCGTCATCATCGGCGCCACGGAGAAGGGGCTGCTCTCCCGGCTCGTCTCGAACTCACTCCACCTCGACGTCATCCACGACGTCGACGCCTCGGTGCTGCTCACGGAGCGGCCCAGCAGCCGGTCGCTGCGCGAGCGGCTGTTCGGCTCCGGCCGCCGCGCCACCGACATGTCGGGCGGCGTCGAGCGCGACCCCGAAGAGTCGGAGGGCACGAACGTGCGCTCCGTCGAGGGCGGTCAGCTCGCCGTCGACGACGGCAACGGCGACGGCGACGGCGACGGACCCGACACCGACGGCGGCTCCGCCGACGACGCGGACGCGGCCGTCGACGACGCGCTCGACGAGCGGGAGGAGGCGGCCGACAGCGGGCACTCCCCCGAGGACGAACAGCCGCACCTCGACGACACGTACGTCGTGGACCACGACGACGCGGACGAGGAGGCCGCCGAGGAGGCAGCCGACGACGACGCGGCCGCCGAGCGCGACGACCGATAG
- a CDS encoding HTTM domain-containing protein, giving the protein MAGTPSASSVRSRLSAAVRRLSAAVAARAAVDPRALAAFRVGLGALLIADLLLRSRSLTAFYTDDGVLPLRAFSADYSTSHSLYALSGEPWAAALLFALAAAVALALLVGYRTRLAALVSWLLLLSLHARNPMVLNSGDALLRMLLFWSVFLPLGARWSVDAVRRADRASGTEPDGAADATGADRETGDDGRPETGDDAGSATLGPSGSAVATVATMAVLVQVLLMYLTNAVHKYDSDLWMGGEAVAYVMQADQFTYLLGNHLAGFTGLLRAFTVLWVALLFASPLLLLLTGTARAALASLFVGMHLGMAVTIGVGLFPLVAVVGLLLFFQTPVWDAVERAVDRPGGSTPLARPRERLRPPFGTGRSPDAPGGSPAPSAASERLARLRGAGLAGLSRGRVLFSTVLPYAFLVLILLSSAGSVGYAEVPEPADDALDAVDMQQSWQMFAPDPIHTTRWFVAAGTLEDGTERDVLRDSAVDFDRPARAETTYRTSRWRKYLNNVYGADNEAHRSYLANYLCGDWNRTHETGVESVTVHRAYERIHPSNGTVEAANEFEVIEYDCSGEFVQNE; this is encoded by the coding sequence ATGGCTGGAACTCCCTCCGCGTCGAGTGTTCGGTCGCGCCTCTCGGCCGCCGTTCGCCGCCTCTCGGCTGCGGTCGCCGCGAGGGCCGCCGTCGACCCGCGCGCGCTCGCCGCCTTCCGGGTCGGACTCGGCGCGCTGCTGATAGCCGACCTGCTCCTCCGCTCGCGCTCGCTGACCGCCTTCTACACCGACGACGGCGTGCTTCCCCTCCGCGCGTTCTCCGCGGACTACTCGACGAGCCACTCGCTGTACGCGCTCTCCGGCGAGCCGTGGGCCGCGGCCCTGCTGTTCGCGCTCGCGGCGGCGGTCGCCCTCGCGCTGCTCGTCGGGTACCGGACGCGGCTCGCGGCGCTCGTCTCGTGGCTGCTGCTGCTCTCCTTGCACGCCCGGAACCCGATGGTGTTGAACTCGGGCGACGCGCTGCTCCGCATGCTGCTCTTCTGGAGCGTCTTCCTCCCGCTCGGCGCGCGCTGGTCGGTCGACGCCGTCAGGCGGGCGGACCGGGCGAGCGGCACCGAACCCGACGGGGCCGCCGACGCCACCGGTGCCGACCGCGAGACGGGCGACGACGGCCGTCCCGAGACCGGCGACGACGCCGGATCCGCGACACTCGGGCCGAGCGGGAGCGCCGTGGCGACCGTCGCCACGATGGCGGTGCTGGTACAGGTGCTGTTGATGTACCTGACCAACGCCGTCCACAAGTACGACAGCGACCTCTGGATGGGCGGTGAGGCGGTCGCGTACGTCATGCAGGCCGACCAGTTCACCTACCTCCTCGGCAACCACCTCGCCGGGTTCACCGGCCTCCTCCGCGCGTTCACGGTCCTGTGGGTCGCGCTGCTGTTCGCGTCGCCGCTGCTGCTCCTGCTCACCGGGACCGCGCGCGCCGCGCTCGCCTCGCTCTTCGTCGGGATGCACCTCGGGATGGCGGTCACGATAGGCGTCGGCCTCTTCCCGCTCGTCGCCGTCGTCGGCCTCCTCCTCTTCTTCCAGACGCCGGTCTGGGACGCCGTCGAGCGCGCCGTCGACCGCCCGGGCGGGTCGACCCCGCTCGCGCGCCCGCGAGAGCGCCTCCGGCCGCCCTTCGGGACGGGTCGCTCGCCCGACGCGCCCGGCGGGTCGCCCGCTCCCTCGGCCGCGTCGGAGCGCCTCGCCCGGCTCCGAGGCGCGGGGCTCGCGGGTCTCTCGCGCGGGCGCGTCCTCTTCTCGACGGTCCTGCCGTACGCCTTCCTCGTGTTGATCCTCCTGTCGAGCGCCGGGTCGGTCGGCTACGCCGAGGTCCCCGAGCCCGCCGACGACGCCTTGGACGCCGTCGACATGCAGCAGTCGTGGCAGATGTTCGCGCCCGACCCGATCCACACGACTCGGTGGTTCGTCGCGGCCGGGACGCTCGAAGACGGGACCGAGCGGGACGTGCTACGGGACTCGGCGGTCGACTTCGACCGGCCGGCGCGCGCGGAGACCACCTACCGGACCTCGCGCTGGCGGAAGTACCTCAACAACGTCTACGGCGCCGACAACGAGGCCCACCGTTCGTACCTCGCGAACTACCTCTGCGGGGACTGGAACCGCACCCACGAGACGGGCGTCGAGAGCGTGACCGTCCACCGGGCGTACGAGCGGATCCACCCCTCCAACGGGACCGTCGAGGCCGCGAACGAGTTCGAGGTGATCGAGTACGACTGCTCGGGCGAGTTCGTTCAAAACGAGTGA
- a CDS encoding TIGR00341 family protein, with translation MIPAGKRAAVVRALDDEGVDYVVSDETSGREYTAVATFPLPTAAVEPVLDRLREAGIDESTYTVIVAAETVISRRFEALEERYEEDAERGGDHISREELQAKAEGLASGLGTYVLMTVISAVIATAGLLLDSPATVVGSMVIAPLIGPAMSAAIGTVVDDEALFRRGVRMQILGVAVAVLAATLFAFALRSLALVPPGLDPLELAEVSERLAPNVLVLVVAVGAGVAGIVSLMTGVSATLVGVMIAVALIPPAAAVGIGIAFAIPRLVIGAGVIVAVNVLSINLSALVMLWYEGYRPQRWFREDDARAAFLKRVAVLAVAIALLSVFLGGVTYESYVASTTEADIRAAATQELTALDSEFELLELTVERTGTVPPLETGRVVITVGAPPGGTVDGIAPVLDDRIETVVGREVTVEVRTVTVERA, from the coding sequence ATGATTCCGGCGGGCAAGCGGGCCGCGGTCGTCCGCGCGCTCGACGACGAGGGGGTCGACTACGTCGTCAGCGACGAGACGAGCGGCCGGGAGTACACCGCGGTCGCGACGTTCCCGCTCCCGACGGCCGCCGTCGAGCCGGTCCTCGACCGCCTGCGGGAGGCGGGCATCGACGAGAGCACCTACACGGTCATCGTCGCGGCCGAGACGGTCATCTCGCGGCGGTTCGAGGCGCTCGAAGAGCGGTACGAGGAGGACGCCGAGCGCGGCGGCGACCACATCTCCCGCGAGGAGCTACAGGCGAAGGCGGAGGGACTCGCCTCGGGGTTGGGGACGTACGTGCTGATGACCGTCATCTCGGCGGTGATCGCGACGGCCGGGCTGCTGCTCGACTCGCCCGCGACCGTGGTCGGGTCGATGGTGATCGCGCCGCTCATCGGGCCGGCGATGTCGGCCGCGATCGGCACCGTCGTCGACGACGAGGCGCTGTTCAGGCGGGGAGTGCGGATGCAGATACTGGGGGTCGCGGTCGCGGTCCTCGCGGCCACGCTGTTCGCGTTCGCGTTGCGCTCGCTCGCCTTGGTCCCGCCCGGACTCGACCCGCTCGAACTCGCGGAGGTGTCAGAGCGGCTCGCGCCGAACGTCCTCGTCCTCGTCGTCGCGGTCGGCGCCGGCGTCGCGGGCATCGTCTCGCTGATGACCGGCGTCTCCGCGACGCTCGTGGGCGTGATGATCGCGGTGGCGCTCATCCCGCCCGCGGCCGCGGTCGGCATCGGGATCGCCTTCGCGATCCCGCGGCTCGTGATCGGCGCGGGCGTCATCGTCGCGGTGAACGTCCTCTCTATCAACCTCTCGGCGCTGGTCATGCTGTGGTACGAGGGGTACCGCCCCCAGCGGTGGTTCCGCGAGGACGACGCGCGGGCCGCGTTCCTCAAGCGCGTCGCCGTGCTGGCGGTCGCCATCGCGCTGCTCTCGGTGTTCCTCGGCGGCGTCACCTACGAGTCGTACGTCGCCTCGACCACCGAGGCCGACATCCGGGCCGCCGCGACCCAGGAGCTGACGGCGCTGGACTCGGAGTTCGAACTCCTCGAACTGACGGTCGAACGGACCGGGACCGTCCCGCCGCTCGAAACCGGTCGAGTGGTGATCACGGTCGGCGCGCCGCCCGGCGGCACCGTCGACGGAATCGCGCCCGTGCTCGACGACCGCATCGAGACCGTGGTCGGCCGCGAGGTCACCGTCGAGGTCCGAACGGTGACCGTCGAGCGCGCGTGA
- a CDS encoding dihydrofolate reductase: MGGPDSGGGDSDDRPGDPDVVLVAAVAENGVIGADDGMPWHYSADLAHFKRLTTGHPVVVGRKTYEGIADRIGGPLPDRTSVVLTTRAIDDGDLPDGAVVAHDADSALVRATADAADRGVDAVYVIGGATVYEAYLGRADRLVITEIPERPDGDTRFPDRDPEAWVERERETDGDLAFVTYERRGER; encoded by the coding sequence ATGGGCGGTCCCGACTCCGGCGGCGGGGACTCCGACGACAGGCCCGGCGACCCCGACGTCGTCCTCGTCGCCGCGGTCGCGGAGAACGGCGTGATCGGTGCCGACGACGGGATGCCCTGGCACTACTCCGCGGATCTCGCGCACTTCAAGCGGCTGACGACCGGTCACCCGGTGGTCGTCGGCCGGAAGACGTACGAGGGTATCGCCGACCGGATCGGCGGTCCCCTCCCCGACCGGACGAGCGTCGTGTTGACCACCCGAGCGATCGACGACGGCGACCTCCCCGACGGTGCGGTCGTCGCGCACGACGCCGACTCGGCGCTCGTCCGCGCGACCGCGGACGCCGCCGACCGCGGCGTCGACGCCGTCTACGTCATCGGCGGGGCGACCGTCTACGAGGCGTACCTCGGCCGCGCGGACCGGCTGGTGATCACGGAGATCCCAGAGCGGCCCGACGGCGACACGCGCTTCCCCGACCGGGACCCCGAGGCGTGGGTCGAGCGCGAGCGCGAGACCGACGGCGACCTCGCGTTCGTCACCTACGAGCGGCGCGGCGAGCGCTGA
- a CDS encoding thiol-disulfide oxidoreductase DCC family protein — translation MDEDIPEDAAIVLFDGVCNLCSGFVQFVFPRDPEGKYRFASLQSDVGQSLLAEHDLPTDELESIVLIEDGESYVKSAAVIRIATGLGGAYRLLSPFRHVPASVRDRAYDFVADHRYRWFGKKDRCMVPSGDVESRFLE, via the coding sequence ATGGACGAGGACATCCCGGAGGACGCCGCGATAGTTCTCTTCGACGGCGTCTGCAACCTCTGTAGCGGGTTCGTACAGTTCGTCTTCCCCCGCGACCCGGAGGGCAAGTACCGGTTCGCCTCGCTCCAGTCCGACGTGGGGCAGTCGCTCCTGGCCGAACACGACCTCCCGACCGATGAACTGGAGTCGATCGTCCTCATTGAGGACGGAGAGAGCTACGTGAAGTCCGCGGCGGTCATCCGGATCGCGACCGGACTCGGCGGCGCCTATCGGCTGCTCTCTCCGTTCCGGCACGTCCCCGCGTCGGTCCGCGACCGCGCCTACGACTTCGTCGCCGACCACCGGTACCGGTGGTTCGGGAAGAAAGACCGGTGTATGGTGCCGTCCGGCGACGTCGAGTCGCGCTTTTTGGAGTGA
- a CDS encoding homoserine kinase — MVTVRAPATSANLGSGFDVFGAALSRPADVVTVEKAPETTIEVTGVGAQYIPEDPEKNTVGAVVEALDAPARIHIDKGVRPASGLGSSAASAAGAAVALNRLYDRGLSREELVPIAAEGEAVVSGVAHSDNVAPSILGGFTVTTAEGTSSVDAAIPLVVCLPDVAVSTRDARRVVPETASMEELVETVGNAATLAIGMCRSDPDLVGLGMDDPVVTPERARLITGYDDVRERAFDAGATGVTVSGAGPAVIAACRERDRREVAAEMLDAFAGAGIEARAYQTRIGRGSTVLEG; from the coding sequence ATGGTAACGGTACGGGCCCCCGCGACGAGCGCGAACCTCGGGAGCGGCTTCGACGTGTTCGGGGCGGCCCTCTCGCGGCCGGCGGACGTCGTCACCGTCGAGAAGGCGCCCGAGACGACGATAGAGGTCACGGGCGTCGGCGCGCAGTACATCCCGGAGGACCCGGAGAAGAACACCGTCGGCGCCGTCGTCGAGGCGCTCGACGCGCCCGCGCGCATCCACATCGACAAGGGCGTCCGGCCGGCCTCGGGGCTGGGCTCCTCGGCCGCGAGCGCCGCGGGCGCCGCCGTCGCGCTCAACCGGCTGTACGACCGCGGCCTCTCCCGCGAGGAGCTGGTCCCGATCGCCGCGGAGGGCGAGGCGGTCGTCTCCGGCGTCGCGCACTCCGATAACGTCGCCCCCTCGATCCTCGGCGGCTTCACCGTGACGACCGCCGAGGGGACCTCTTCGGTCGACGCCGCGATCCCCCTCGTCGTCTGCCTGCCCGACGTAGCGGTCTCGACCCGCGACGCCCGGCGGGTCGTCCCCGAGACCGCCTCGATGGAGGAGTTGGTCGAGACGGTCGGCAACGCGGCGACGCTCGCGATCGGGATGTGCCGCTCGGACCCGGACCTCGTCGGTCTCGGCATGGACGACCCCGTGGTCACGCCCGAGCGCGCCCGCCTGATCACCGGCTACGACGACGTCCGCGAGCGCGCCTTCGACGCGGGCGCGACCGGCGTCACCGTCAGCGGCGCCGGCCCGGCGGTGATCGCCGCCTGCCGGGAGCGCGACCGCCGCGAGGTCGCCGCCGAGATGCTCGACGCCTTCGCCGGCGCCGGCATCGAGGCGCGCGCGTACCAGACCCGGATCGGCCGGGGGTCGACCGTCCTCGAAGGGTAG